One genomic segment of bacterium includes these proteins:
- a CDS encoding tetratricopeptide repeat protein: protein MMNYENVPANVSSTSLNIIGVEKADQGEIQVAIKFFSEAIKLNPNDPNAYFNRATLLVKMGDIQAARADFNSAQEFSS, encoded by the coding sequence ATGATGAATTATGAAAATGTGCCAGCTAATGTTTCCTCAACTTCATTAAATATCATAGGAGTAGAAAAGGCTGATCAGGGAGAAATCCAAGTTGCAATCAAGTTTTTTTCTGAGGCAATTAAACTTAATCCGAATGATCCAAACGCTTACTTTAACAGGGCGACTTTGCTTGTCAAGATGGGAGATATTCAAGCAGCAAGGGCCGATTTTAATAGTGCACAGGAATTTAGTAGTTGA